Proteins from a genomic interval of Acidobacteriota bacterium:
- a CDS encoding NAD(+)/NADH kinase, which translates to MTAARGAIYFNRSSGAGLEKELAELEKRAGEERLDMVELDEEVDVQADIRNRQNEGQRLFVAAGGDGTIHTVAQPLVRSSSVLGVLPLGTFNHFARDIEMPQDWREALDVVFGDEVRQVDVGEVNRIFFMNSIALGIYPKVMKQRERLRPNHGKWMAYALAVNGTLRRMPHVSMTLESPPHLEVVSSHMFFVSVSSYNLSEAGILAPRETLESGRLGVYWLPHGSRWQLIRAVARYLRGRASDIDGFRQMYVPGLRINVPSKRRLRVGIDGELYKLKAPLDVRVVPSGLQVKVPRQVLNEK; encoded by the coding sequence ATGACCGCCGCCAGGGGTGCGATCTACTTCAACCGGTCATCCGGCGCCGGACTCGAAAAGGAACTTGCGGAGCTCGAGAAGCGGGCAGGTGAGGAGCGCCTCGATATGGTGGAGCTCGACGAGGAGGTCGATGTTCAGGCGGACATCCGGAACCGGCAGAACGAAGGACAGCGGCTCTTCGTCGCTGCCGGCGGGGACGGGACGATCCACACGGTGGCCCAGCCGCTCGTGCGATCGAGCTCGGTTCTCGGTGTACTTCCGCTCGGCACCTTCAATCACTTCGCGCGTGACATCGAGATGCCGCAGGACTGGAGAGAGGCCCTCGACGTCGTGTTTGGCGACGAAGTCCGGCAGGTCGACGTCGGCGAGGTCAACCGGATTTTCTTCATGAACAGCATCGCGCTCGGGATCTATCCGAAGGTGATGAAGCAGCGCGAGCGCCTTCGCCCGAATCATGGGAAGTGGATGGCGTACGCTCTCGCGGTCAACGGCACGTTGCGCCGGATGCCACACGTTTCGATGACGCTCGAGTCTCCACCGCACCTCGAAGTGGTGAGCAGTCACATGTTCTTCGTCTCGGTCAGTTCGTACAATCTGAGCGAGGCGGGCATTCTTGCACCGCGTGAGACGCTCGAGTCGGGAAGGCTCGGCGTCTACTGGCTGCCGCACGGCAGCAGGTGGCAGCTGATCCGAGCCGTGGCGCGCTATCTGCGCGGCCGCGCCTCCGATATCGACGGCTTCCGACAGATGTATGTGCCGGGGCTGCGGATCAACGTCCCTTCGAAGCGGAGACTCAGAGTCGGTATAGACGGCGAGCTCTACAAACTGAAAGCGCCGCTGGACGTCCGCGTCGTTCCGAGCGGTCTCCAGGTGAAAGTTCCGAGGCAGGTACTCAACGAGAAGTAG
- a CDS encoding DUF3800 domain-containing protein, with protein sequence MRFEVALDLAAYFDESYCPPNEPVDSRPYIIAGCIARNNVWKKLSKDWKRVEKLNLEDGVVFHAAALEGGYADFSGLGQDERHRLQRLFIKVILKHEVYPFCAGAPHDWLVEYQRTFEQNVKPLKGHAKALVDPYMVAFNFALKTVSSMLVNLDSSDRVDLVFDMECHENRAMAALAHLQQSHPETHSHWSTLSYKRSRDFAPLRVADLVAYESFRKHRDGVERWQLEKLESRHPIRCRYMEAENMEEFMKVFRVES encoded by the coding sequence GTGAGGTTCGAAGTGGCGTTGGATCTAGCGGCTTATTTCGACGAAAGCTATTGCCCACCGAACGAGCCAGTTGATTCAAGGCCGTACATCATCGCAGGATGCATCGCAAGGAATAACGTATGGAAAAAACTTTCTAAGGATTGGAAAAGAGTCGAAAAGCTGAATCTGGAAGATGGCGTCGTTTTCCACGCAGCTGCCCTAGAGGGGGGGTACGCTGATTTTTCGGGCTTGGGGCAGGATGAGCGTCATCGCCTTCAGCGTCTATTTATCAAAGTGATTCTAAAGCATGAAGTTTACCCGTTCTGCGCTGGAGCGCCACATGATTGGCTGGTAGAATATCAGCGGACATTCGAACAGAACGTCAAACCACTGAAGGGCCACGCTAAAGCCTTGGTCGACCCCTACATGGTCGCCTTCAATTTTGCTCTAAAGACGGTTTCCTCGATGCTCGTGAATCTAGACTCAAGCGACCGGGTGGACCTAGTTTTCGACATGGAATGTCACGAAAACAGGGCGATGGCCGCATTAGCGCATTTGCAACAAAGCCACCCTGAGACTCACAGTCATTGGTCTACGCTTTCCTATAAGCGGAGCCGAGACTTCGCGCCGCTCCGGGTAGCAGACTTGGTAGCCTATGAATCCTTCAGAAAGCACCGTGATGGCGTAGAACGTTGGCAACTCGAGAAGCTCGAAAGCAGGCATCCAATTCGCTGTCGCTATATGGAAGCCGAAAACATGGAAGAGTTCATGAAGGTTTTTCGGGTTGAGTCGTAG
- a CDS encoding PH domain-containing protein: MGLLSGLMGNASEVDPAEAQQEFERILVKGEKVRRAFQLIRDGFVFTDKRLILIDKQGMTGNKVEYQSIPWPSIVRFAVESSGTFDLDAELKIWVRGASEPIRRQFDKKIDIYDVQQFLASHVL; the protein is encoded by the coding sequence ATGGGATTGCTCAGCGGATTGATGGGGAACGCCTCCGAGGTCGACCCGGCGGAGGCGCAGCAGGAGTTCGAGCGGATTCTGGTGAAGGGGGAGAAGGTCAGGCGTGCCTTTCAGTTGATCCGGGACGGGTTCGTATTCACCGACAAGCGCCTGATCCTCATCGACAAGCAGGGGATGACCGGAAACAAGGTCGAGTACCAGTCGATCCCGTGGCCCAGCATCGTTCGGTTCGCGGTCGAAAGCTCGGGGACGTTCGACCTCGACGCGGAGCTGAAAATCTGGGTTCGGGGAGCGAGCGAGCCGATCCGGAGACAGTTCGACAAGAAGATCGACATCTACGACGTCCAGCAATTCCTCGCGAGCCACGTTCTCTGA